Below is a window of Salvelinus alpinus chromosome 5, SLU_Salpinus.1, whole genome shotgun sequence DNA.
AAGTATGGTTGGATTTATAAAATGTCAATAGCCAGTAATGAAATGAGAATCCATTCTCGGTAACAGGAAAGTGCCCAAAAAATATTACTATTTACAATTATTTAGCAAATTAAGGATAAGATTTATGAAATGGAGATGTATTGCAcatatcatttgatttgatttgaaatagatCCTTTCCTCCTCATACAGTAGGTCTGTCTGAGACATCATGGAGGGTAATAACAGACAACAGATAGAAAGATCAGAAGAAATATCCCCAGAGACGTCTCCTATGATGGTTCCGACAACCCAACCACGCTCCTCAATGTTCTCCTGCTGTTTGTGGATGGCATCTGATGAACCTGTAGACGTCCCAGCTAGTAATGTAACACAAGGTTAGAAGAGAATGGTTTATCACTACACATTCAATCTAACGAACTCTACCTCCTTCCCAAAATGCTCTGTCTCTGAATAGCCTGTTTCTCCCCTCAGACTCTATTGTGAAGCCGCCCACCAGACAGTCTCATGTCAACAACCCAGACACCAGCGAACACATAATACGGTAGGGAGATTGGGGATAGTGGGGACACCATTTGGTGAAAATTACTCATGAAGGGAGTTTTGGAGGAAAACGTTTTGGGTGACGGGGGTGGCACAGTCCTCTCAAAGTACATTTTCCTATTACTGGTAGCTATGTTATAACTTGttataactttttttttaaaaccATGATTTATTTCCGTTTTGTTCTGCAGATTGGAGAATACTGAGCTGCACATGTTGCCCGCTGGTGCCAAGAGGTCGAACAACACCCTACAGCCAGGGCAGCCAGGGCCCTCTAATACGAAGAAGGATAAAGGAGGGGACCAAGATGGAAGGAACAAGCTCAACCAGGGGTCCAGTCAGGTGAGCCAACAACAGTGTCATTGTAATAGAAAAACATCAGGGCTCAAATCTATGAAATACAGTGAGAGGTCAATGAGCTTCAGAGTTGAAATCTGTCCTCTCCAAGCGATTCTGCAGATTTCTAACAGTGACCTTTAACCAAAAGTACGATCATTTTCTAACCTTACAtggtttgtttttgttgtttctccTGACAAACCCAAAAGCAGAACCAGGATCAAAAGATCAAGTTTCTGATCAATGTGCCCATGTGGGTCCCACTACCTGACAACAACAGAACACAGGAGCAAATCCAGTCGCAGGTTCAAAGGTTACTGAAGTTGTTGGAGGATACAGGATttaaggaggaagatgaggagcaCCTGAAAGATGTGGCCATCATCATTGGCCTCAATGGCAAAGAATCTCCTGAGCTCAGGAAACAGCTGCCAATGCTGATGAACGTGAAGGAGAATACGGTATTGACGTTTAAAAAGATTTCATTTACCTGGGGACCCAAAGGTGACATTAAATATGTAGACAGTATAAATAAAAAGAAAGGTATACCATATACGGATATCAGAGAATATCTAAAAGATCATGAAGAAACTAAAGAGCTTGTTAGAGAGTTGAGAGGACAGGATACTGACGCTCTGATCTATTTCAGTTTCATTGACGCTGATACTGTAGACTTTAACCAAGTGTACAGCTCTTATTTAGAGATAGTCAGAAAGCACTCTAACACTCACTCTGGCATCCCACCAACGGTGATGTCAACAGGCTATGAGTTTCCTGAGGGGGATTTCAAGAGGCCAAGCCAGGTTGACAGAGCGATTCGAATTGAGACAGCAAAACACTTTCCTCTCGGCACATACTATCCAGAGCCCAATTTCTGTGTTTTACTCCTAAAGGGGGAGGAGACACTAACAGAGAGCTTTCTTGGAAAAGGCAAAACAATGGAGTCGCCAAAATGTATCAAAAAAGTTAAGGACCGTGAAAGATTCACAGCAGTCTTTACCGCTGACAATCCCATAATTACCACTGTTCCAGCAAGGTGTAAAATAAATAATGATGGCCTGACAACTGCTCAATCACATTATAATCCTAGGGTTTGGGCAACAAGTGCATACATCCATGGTGAGATAAAGAGTGAACTAAAGGGCCAAGGAAGTTCTGGTAAAACAAGAGGATTCTTGATGGAACTGTTGACTTGTCCAGATGAGAAATTTGAGGACAAGTGTAAAGAACTTCCTGTGGTGAATAATGATGCATTTCTGAGCCTGTGTAAGGCAGCTGGCAAGGTCCGAGAATACAGAAAGAAAGTGAGTGAGGATGAGAACCAACAGGATAAGAGCAGGCCGGCAGAGAGCAGAGCAAAACAACCAGAGATGTAACGCATACGTATTCATGGCAGCTCTAAAGCCTAGACTTATGTTGA
It encodes the following:
- the LOC139576167 gene encoding uncharacterized protein isoform X1, producing MEGNNRQQIERSEEISPETSPMMVPTTQPRSSMFSCCLWMASDEPVDVPASNVTQDSIVKPPTRQSHVNNPDTSEHIIRLENTELHMLPAGAKRSNNTLQPGQPGPSNTKKDKGGDQDGRNKLNQGSSQQNQDQKIKFLINVPMWVPLPDNNRTQEQIQSQVQRLLKLLEDTGFKEEDEEHLKDVAIIIGLNGKESPELRKQLPMLMNVKENTVLTFKKISFTWGPKGDIKYVDSINKKKGIPYTDIREYLKDHEETKELVRELRGQDTDALIYFSFIDADTVDFNQVYSSYLEIVRKHSNTHSGIPPTVMSTGYEFPEGDFKRPSQVDRAIRIETAKHFPLGTYYPEPNFCVLLLKGEETLTESFLGKGKTMESPKCIKKVKDRERFTAVFTADNPIITTVPARCKINNDGLTTAQSHYNPRVWATSAYIHGEIKSELKGQGSSGKTRGFLMELLTCPDEKFEDKCKELPVVNNDAFLSLCKAAGKVREYRKKVSEDENQQDKSRPAESRAKQPEM
- the LOC139576167 gene encoding uncharacterized protein isoform X2, with the protein product MEGNNRQQIERSEEISPETSPMMVPTTQPRSSMFSCCLWMASDEPVDVPASNVTQDSIVKPPTRQSHVNNPDTSEHIIRLENTELHMLPAGAKRSNNTLQPGQPGPSNTKKDKGGDQDGRNKLNQGSSQNQDQKIKFLINVPMWVPLPDNNRTQEQIQSQVQRLLKLLEDTGFKEEDEEHLKDVAIIIGLNGKESPELRKQLPMLMNVKENTVLTFKKISFTWGPKGDIKYVDSINKKKGIPYTDIREYLKDHEETKELVRELRGQDTDALIYFSFIDADTVDFNQVYSSYLEIVRKHSNTHSGIPPTVMSTGYEFPEGDFKRPSQVDRAIRIETAKHFPLGTYYPEPNFCVLLLKGEETLTESFLGKGKTMESPKCIKKVKDRERFTAVFTADNPIITTVPARCKINNDGLTTAQSHYNPRVWATSAYIHGEIKSELKGQGSSGKTRGFLMELLTCPDEKFEDKCKELPVVNNDAFLSLCKAAGKVREYRKKVSEDENQQDKSRPAESRAKQPEM